The DNA window GCCGCAGTCCGTGGTGGCCAGCGTGGACCAGCCGGCGGGGATGGAGTCGAAGACGTAGTGGACGGCGCTGTTGCCCAGGGCCTCGGCGGCCACTCCGGTCATCAGGACGTGACCCGTTGGATGGGCCAGGGCACAGGTCTGCCAGGTCTGGGTGATGCCCTCCAGCCACGCGTCGCCGTCCCCCAGGCTGGAGGACGTGCAGGTGCTGAGGATGAGCACGCTGCCCGCGTTGTTGCAGGCCTCCAGCCGGGGCAGGGCCGCCACCACGTTGGAGTAGGAGGCGTCGTACACGGGCGAGGGCACGATGACGAGGCCGTAGGCGCTCAGGTCGTCCGTCAACAGGTTGGCCGTGCTGCGGATGACGGGCGTGATGCCCTGGGCGCTCAATTGGTCGGTCCACTCGGTGCCGCTCCAGGGGGCGTTGTCCTGGTAGACGGCCACGCCGGGTCCGCTGTTGGGATAGATGGTGAAGCGTGGCTCGTTCACCCGGAACTTCACGTCGTAGGCACACGCCAGCCCCAGATCCGCCGAGCCCTTCTTGGCCACCAGCAGCGCATACCAGCCCGCCTGGCCGAAGGTCACGGCAATGCTCTCGGTGGGGCCCACGTTGGTGCTGGCCGACAGGTAGCTGGTGCGCGTGCCGTACTCGGTCGTGCTGTTGTAGAGGAAGAGGTCCAGGTCGGCCGCCTGCTCGCTGCTCAGCGTCAGCAGCCAGGGGTGGAGCTGGTCGTCGGCACTCACGTAGAACTCGAGGATGTCGAGGATCTGGTTGGCGGCCAGGCTGCCGCCGGCGCGCGCGCCGTCGAACTTGCTCACTACGTGGGAGCCGCGCAGGTTGAGCCGGTAGTCGGCGCTCTCACCGTCGTAGTTCCAGATGCCGGCCTGGAAGGTGCCCCCGTAGCCCACCTGGTTGTGGTTGATGAGCGTCCAGTCCGGCGACCCGCTGCCCGCGCCGGAGTTGGCCAGATACGTGGTGAAGCCCGTCGTGGAGCCGGTGTAGTCGTCGTGCAGGCGGACGTCGTAGTCCGCCGTGGTGCCCAGCGGCTGGATGGCCACGGCGCTCCACCAGCTGACGCCGTTGAACTGGTAGCCGTCGCAATTGGGATAGGCGTAAGTGGTGGTCATCTTCTCGGGCGGCGCCCCGTGGGCCAGGCTGGCGTCCGCGGCCAGCTCGCTGGGGGACCAGTTCCACTGGCTGTAGTCGGTGTTGTCCGTCTCGGATGTCTCACAGACCTCGTCGTTCCAGTCCAGGGCCACGTGCAGCGAGTGCCGCCCGCCTCCCACGGTTTGGGGCCCGAAGTCGTTGTAGTAGGCGGTGCCGCTCCAGGCCGACCCGCCGTAGCTGTACCACCAGATGTAGACGTTGTCGCGGTAGATGCGGCTGTGGATGAAGGGGAAGTGCGCGTTGCTGTTGGACTGGTGCGTGGCCATGTTCAGGTAGGTGTTGCCGCCACCGGGCAGGGTGGCCGTCACGGGCGTGCTGCCCGCGGTGCCGCCCGTGGTGCTGCGCGGCACCAGGGCGTTGGTCCAGCCGGCCGGCGTGGGCGCGTCGAAGTCCGGCGCGTTGAATCCCACCTCCGCCCAGCGCGGTCCGGTGAGGGTGGCCACGATGCGCGAGCGCTGGTTGGGGCTGAAGTAGGTCCGGCAGGTCTTGCGGCTGTAGCTCATGATGTTGGTCGGGTCCGGATCGTAGGCGCGCCAGGCGCTGTTGCAATAGATGGTCGCGCTGCCGGTGTAGACGCAGCTGGTGTTCACATTGTCCGTGCCCAGGCCCGGATCCGCGGGCGTGTCACAGAGCAGGTCGCCCGCTGCGCCGCAGTTGCTGCCGTCCGGGCACTCCGTGCCCGCCGCCGTCTCGTGGGTGTGCAGCAGGTCGAAGTAGTGGCCGATCTCGTGCGGGAAGGTGGAGGGGTTGCTGGCCACGCCCACGCAGTCATTGGCGAAAGAGACGGCCTGGTCCGCGCTCCAGGAGAAGGCGGAGACGCCGCAGTAGCCCTCGTCGTA is part of the Candidatus Delongbacteria bacterium genome and encodes:
- a CDS encoding reprolysin-like metallopeptidase — encoded protein: MNTPRLLLLALLLLLAGPPSVLADTREGSSTRCALELTPADLAAYQANLAAGVYESDAAREQASYLVYLAFHVVRTSSGTGGIPQSQLDQALLDLAAEYDEINICFFVAYQDTINNSTYYNLDNGTERSALKAINNQPNALDCYFVNYDEGYCGVSAFSWSADQAVSFANDCVGVASNPSTFPHEIGHYFDLLHTHETAAGTECPDGSNCGAAGDLLCDTPADPGLGTDNVNTSCVYTGSATIYCNSAWRAYDPDPTNIMSYSRKTCRTYFSPNQRSRIVATLTGPRWAEVGFNAPDFDAPTPAGWTNALVPRSTTGGTAGSTPVTATLPGGGNTYLNMATHQSNSNAHFPFIHSRIYRDNVYIWWYSYGGSAWSGTAYYNDFGPQTVGGGRHSLHVALDWNDEVCETSETDNTDYSQWNWSPSELAADASLAHGAPPEKMTTTYAYPNCDGYQFNGVSWWSAVAIQPLGTTADYDVRLHDDYTGSTTGFTTYLANSGAGSGSPDWTLINHNQVGYGGTFQAGIWNYDGESADYRLNLRGSHVVSKFDGARAGGSLAANQILDILEFYVSADDQLHPWLLTLSSEQAADLDLFLYNSTTEYGTRTSYLSASTNVGPTESIAVTFGQAGWYALLVAKKGSADLGLACAYDVKFRVNEPRFTIYPNSGPGVAVYQDNAPWSGTEWTDQLSAQGITPVIRSTANLLTDDLSAYGLVIVPSPVYDASYSNVVAALPRLEACNNAGSVLILSTCTSSSLGDGDAWLEGITQTWQTCALAHPTGHVLMTGVAAEALGNSAVHYVFDSIPAGWSTLATTDCGTGQPCLLVNDTRGIVLCGAPLEHSVQYYNGSLGESIENLVAWGWKRARQTVRFSGTPISPSTNRSLYYRNPGMAGSVTWANTEGLGWLGSAPTSGTIPIVTSVPVSFSFLPAGQPVGTQRGTVSVTNSMYNSPETVYAVLTLATRQPLIPLIAEFYPVDFSLGPPRNATVHLTITPVTTGTDGQPITVEAYNIYYDEDPWLGSPLVFSTTLTSMNLYFGNVGMYERAFLRVTATDSNGLLLGDSRPDLPPPDPARVGQAPAALLQPR